The following is a genomic window from uncultured Draconibacterium sp..
CAGGAGAAATCATTCGCATTTACGAGTAATAGCGACAAGTATAATAATAGAAATAGCCGTTCCGTTGGAGCGGCTATTTTCATTTCTGAGCTTATCCTTCCAAATACAAAGCTTCCTGTCAATTCTAATTCTTCCCGCTAAAATCGTTTTCCGGTTCGTACTTGTATTGAACGAATTAGCATGACAAAAACGAAAGAATGGTTGCCGTTGTATTATGCTTCGTATTCAATGATCGTGATAAGCTACTACGATCAGGACGCAAACAAGAAAGATGCTTACCTGGATAAAGCACAACAATTTCTGGACAAAGCACTTAAAATTGCACCCGACGAATCGGAATTGTATTCGCTTCAGGCATTTCTTTATCCCTCGCGAATTACTGTTGACCCAATAGCCAGAGGAATGGAATATATGCCGAAAATGAATGCGGTGCTCGACAAAGCAATTGCGCTAAATCCGGAGAATCCGAGAAGCTACTACT
Proteins encoded in this region:
- a CDS encoding tetratricopeptide repeat protein, producing MTKTKEWLPLYYASYSMIVISYYDQDANKKDAYLDKAQQFLDKALKIAPDESELYSLQAFLYPSRITVDPIARGMEYMPKMNAVLDKAIALNPENPRSYYLRAITLLNMPEQFGGGAEVARPHFETAKEKFDKFEPKSPLYPNWGKEINEMEMQKL